The Pedobacter ginsengisoli region TTTACATTTAACCAACTATCTACGGTGGTAACAGCCCAAATCACAATAAAAATACTTAGTGCAATAGGCAGCACAATCAACAACCCTTTAATGAGGTAATTTAACAACGCCCTACCAATTCTATTCATGATGCAAACTTAGATAAAACTACTCATAAAAATACACTCGTTTTACCCTTTGAGATACATTTGTTAATATTTCGTAGGGAATAGTATCTATTTGTTTTGCTAATTCGGCTATGGTGAGTTCCCCGTTAAAAACTATCACCTCATCGCCTGTTTTCACGTCCAAACCTGTTACATTTAACATACACATATCCATACATATCACCCCTACAGTAGATACTAGTTGTCCGTTTATCAGCATCTTACCTACCCCATTTCCAAATTTGCGATTATAGCCATCTGCGTAACCAATTTTAACTGTAGCTATCATTCCTCCATTTGGCAAAGCGCCCCGCCTACTATAACCAACAGTTTCGTTAGGTTTTATAGGCTTTACCTGGGTTACTGTAGTTTTTAAAACAGCTACCGTTTGAAGTCCTTTATTATGAGCCAGGCCTCCATCAAAACCATACAAACCAATACCAAGCCTAACCATATCTAATTGGGCCTCCGGATGGCGGGAAATACCTGATGTATTAGAAATATGTTTGATAAATGAATAGCCTACCCCATTCCTGATCTTATCTGCAACAGCTGTAAATCGTGCTAACTGATATGCCGTAAATTCATCGTGCATTGGATCATCACTACCGACCAGATGAGAAAATACAGAAACCACCTTTATTTTTTTGGTTCCATTTAGTTGTTCCAAAAGATCTGAAAGTTCCGACTCTTCAAAACCGAGTCTGTGCATTCCTGTTTCTATTTTTAGATGAACAGGATAGCCTTCCACATTCTCATTTAAAAAGCCAATAAATTCTTTTAGAATATCCAGATTATATATTTCAGGTTCAAGCTTATGTTTAACAATTGCATCAAAAGCAGAAGGCTCCGGACTCATTACCATGATAGGCATAGAAATACCACCTTTTCTAAGTGCAACGCCCTCATCTGTATATGCTACAGCAAGATAATCGACCTTATGGTATTGTAAAAGGTTTGCAATTTCAAAACTACCGCTACCATAAGAAAAGGCTTTAACCATTGCCATTACCTTAACACCATGCTGTATTTTATTCCTATAGAACTGTAGATTTCCTGCCAATGCATTTAAGTCAATCTCCAGAACAGTATCGTGTATTTTTTGGGTAATCAGCTTACTAATCCGGGCAAATTCAAACCTACGGGCTCCTTTAACTAGAATGGTTTCATTACTAAAATGAAGAGATGGAAAGCTCTCAATAAAAGCCGTGGTACTTTCAAAAAAAGAAGTCTCCATGTCAAATAGATTGGCAGCAGCAGAAATATGCGACCCAACACCTATCAATCTATTAACATTCTTTTGTTTAAGTAGGGCAGATATCTCTGCATAAAGGTCCTCATCACTTTTACCTGTTTCATAAAGATCAGAGAGAATAAGGGTCTTTTTAGGATGCTGGTTCTGTAGATTTAAAAAATCAAGTGCAATGGCCAGCGAGGAAATATCGGCACTATATGAATCATCTATAACAGAGCATTGATTAATTCCGTTTTTTAGCTCCAAACGCATGCTAACCAGCGTTAGCTTTTCTAATAAACTATCCGTTTGTTGAGGGCTGTAACCTAAAGCAAGTAGTGTAGCCCAGCAAATCACACCATTTTCAAGAGACGCCTTATCACTAAATGGAATTAAGCATTCTATTTCTTCGCCCTTAAATATAGCTCTTATATAGTTTCTGCCATCTATTGGCTCTATAAATAAAATCTGCAAATCAGCCTTTTGTTTAAAACTCCAGGAGAATTTTAATTTACCAGGCAATTGATCCAAACTTAACTCTTCAGTATATTCTGGGCAATAGATAAACAGTTCTGTATTTTTAAAAAGCTTTAGTTTTTCGAGTAATTTTTCTTTAGTTGAAGAAAAACCCTCGGCATGTGCTTCACCAATATTGGTTAAAACACCTATGTTGGGCTGTATAATTTTAGCGAGGCTATCCATTTCTCCAGCTCTTGAAATACCTGCCTCAAATATCCCCAAGGTATGGTTTTCTTCAATTTCCCATACAGAAAGTGGCACACCTATTTGAGAATTAAAGCTTTTAGGACTTCGAACTATATTAAAATCAGCAGCAAGCAATTGATACAACCACTCTTTGACTATTGTTTTACCATTACTTCCGGTAATAGCAATTGTTTTTAATTTATGATGTTCACGGTTATATCTTGCTAAAGCTTGAAGTGCAGTTAACACATCAGCAACTAATAGAATATTGGCATCCGGGAATCGGTCAGCGTAGTTTCTATTACTAATTACAAAGTTCGTAATTCCATTTGTATAAGCGTGATTAAGATACTCATGCCCATCCCTTTTTCCATCCAAAGCAAAAAACAAAGACTCTTCCGGATCGATCACACTTCGGCTATCAATTACCAGTTTGGTAATTATGGCCTGATCATTAACAATGTATGATCTTGCAGATAAAATGCCGGCGATAAGAGAAATGGAATAACTTGGATTGCTCATGCCTCAAAATTAAACTTTTTGTCTTTATATCACCTTTTCTAAAACTGAATATCAGTAAACCATTTTTTATAAATAGTCTGATAAGTTCCATTCTCTTTTAAAAGGCCTAAAACTTCATTAAACTGATCGCGTAGTTGAGTATCACCTTTTTTCATGGCGATTGCATATTGTGAGTCTGTTTTGGGCAGATACATCCCCACTTTAAGCTTTTTGTTTTTTTGCAAAAAACCACCAGCAATTGGAGAGTCATCAATAAGTAGGTCTATTTTCCCTGCCTGAAGCTTCCTATACAACTCCCTATTTGTCTCGGCATGAACCATATTGTTGGCCGGAAAATTAACATGGACATATCTTTCAGCTTCTGTTGCTTCTCTGATGCCAATAGTTTTATTTTTAAGATCATTTACATCTTTCAAATGATCTTCGCTATTTACTACCGCACATAATCTGAAATGCAGATAAGGATTACTGAATTCAAGGATATGCCTGCGCGAAGGAGTAACAGTTACCGCCGAACAGATAAGATCAAGTTCTCCTTTAAATAGTTTTTCGAGAATGGTAGCCCACAATGAAACCTCATACTCAACCTCCAGATCAAGATGTTCGGTTATGGCTTTCATTAAATCAACTTCGAAACCTTCGAATTTTTCAGAATTATAATCTGAATGCATTGGAAATGGAGCTGCCGAATCTAATCCGACTTTCAATATCTTTTTTGGTTCCATAGATGGAGAGTTAACTAAATAACATTCGAATGAAGCTAAAATACACCTTTTCGACAATAGTATAACAAAAAAACCTCAAAACAAGCAAAATGTTTTAGGTAATTATTGCTTTTTATTCATTTACAATACGTTAAAATGAGACCAATTGCACATTTTATTTAAAAAACATAAAAAAGCAAATATCCAATCTTTTGTTTAAACATAAATCTCATTAATAATCTGCACATTTTGTAATATTGTAAATGCTCGATTCTTCAAAAAAACAAACAGTAAAGTTAGATAAGAAAGCAGCTTTAGCAAAAGCAGAACACTACTGTGCATACCAAGAGAGGTCACAACAGGAAATCAGGAGCAAGCTTTATGAATGGGGACTTTGGAAAGATGAGGTTGAGGAACTCATTTCAGAACTTATACAAACAAACTTTTTAAACGAGGAACGTTTTACAATGGCGTATGTTTCTGGAAAATTTAAGATAAAAAAATGGGGTAAGATGAAAATCAAACAAGGTCTTAAATTAAAAGGGGTAACTGAAAAGATGATTTCGAATGCGTTAAAAACAATAGATTATGATGAATATTTAGAAACTATACTTGTTTTAGCGAATAAAAAACTACCTGCTATTAAAGAAAAGGAAGATTATAAGAGAAGGTATAAGCTTACCACCTACCTTATGAGCAAGGGGTTTGAAAGTAATTTAATCTCGGAAGTACTACAGGCCAATGGCTTAGCCTAACCGCAGCATTTTTTATAAAAAAATAACTTGACAGTAATGCAAAAGTATTTATATTTGCAATCCCAAACGGAAACAAGGTTAATTCATTAATTATTGTTTAAAAAAGGGAGTCATTGGATAATGATTTATGAAACCAATGCGAAAGTAGCTCAGTTGGTAGAGCACGACCTTGCCAAGGTCGGGGTCGCGAGTTCGAATCTCGTCTTTCGCTCTAAAAACCTTTAAAGGTTTTTAAGTAAACAGTCAATAATTTCAACAGATATTGAAATTAGACTATGCTCAGATGGTGGAACTGGTAGACACGCAGGACTTAAAATCCTGTGACCTTAAAAGTCGTGCGGGTTCGATTCCCGCTCTGAGTACAATAAAACATTAATACCAACGCGAAAGTAGCTCAGTTGGTAGAGCACGACCTTGCCAAGGTCGGGGTCGCGAGTTCGAATCTCGTCTTTCGCTCAAAATGCCTTCAGTAGAAGGCATTTAATTTTAAAAGGTTATTCACCTGCTCAGATGGTGGAACTGGTAGACACGCAGGACTTAAAATCCTGTGACCTTAAAAGTCGTGCGGGTTCGATTCCCGCTCTGAGTACAAAACCCTCCTTACATTACGTAGGGAGGGTTTTATTTTTTAGTGATATTAGAGCAGCTATGCCGCGCTAAGCGCTAACTTCAAGCTTATACCCCTTGCCACGTATAACAAGTATATTAATATTGGAGTCGGGCTCCAGTTTTTTCCTAAGCTTTGATATGAACATATCCAGACTACGCCCTACAATAACTCCTTCATCTTCCCATATCTCTTTTTGCAACCGGCTTCTGGCTATAGTCTCATTAGGGGATAATACAAAAATGAGCAGTAAACGTGTTTCAGTTCCAGTTAGATCTATAGTTTTTTCATTTATTATCAGTTTCCTTTCCTGAGCATCAAACAACACGGATCCAAAAGCGAATATATTGGTATTCGGGCCTTTAGGCAAGGCTCTCTTTGGCTTAGCAGATCTCAAAAAAATAAAGCCAACAAATGCTAAAAAAGGCAGGCTGCTCAGAAGGTATACTTTCTTTGGTATATTTATGCCTGTAGGTTTGAATTTAATATTGATCATGTAACATGCCTTAGGTTGCTTTCTTCCCATACAGGCAACAATATCATCCTTCTTATTTTTTGATATGGCATATCCATAAGCAACGCTGGCATTGCCGCAGTTCAAGACATTAACAACATAATCATGTGCAAGTGGATCCTTAGCTAACAAACGCTGAGTAGTATTTACCAGTGAATCCGATTGAAAAGCAAGCTCATTCTCAAATCTGATCTGGTATTCATTTTCGGCGATCTTTTCTACAGGGAGTACCCTTGATGTACTGTCGCCCGATTGTAAAAGTAATTCATGTCCAATTTTTCGGAGTAAAACTTCCCTTCTGGAGACATCAAAATCGTCATTATTCTTCATATTGAAAGCCAAGCAGATTACAGAGATAAATACTAGTGTTACCAATCCGAAAAGGAATTTGCTTTTTCCAGGCAGGAGATTTCGGTTATCAGTCATGGTGTCAAGTTTTTATTTACAAAGTTTACATTTTTATTTGCAATACTAATTGTCGAACTTGAAAATTATCAAAGTAATCTCGGTGAATCAATTTTAATAGTTATGAAATAAGATCATGTAATCATCTTGATTATTAATCACTTATACCTTGTTCTACAGATAAAGCTATTTTGGCTACTGCAAATAGTTTAGCTAAATTAGGCAATATAAAATAAACAGTGATGAAGATAATTATTACCGGTGCCACTGGTTTGGTTGGCGAAGGTGTACTGTTGGTATGCCTCGAAAATCCGTCAGTTACAGAAGTATTAAGCATTAGCAGAAAACCTTTGTCCCATAAACATGACAAACTTAAAGAATTGATCGTAAAAGATTTTGATGAAATCAAAAATCATGACACTCAAATCAATACGTACGATGCTTGTTTCTTTTGTGCTGGTGTAAGTTCTGTGGGTGAAGATGAAGCTTCATTTACGAAAAAAACATACGATTTTGTGATCTCATTTGCCGAAATCCTTAGCAATATCAGTCCCAAAATAACATTCATTTATGTCTCAGGTAATCGCACAGATAGTACAGAACAGGGAAAAGTAATGTGGGCAAGAGTAAAAGGCCGCACGGAAAACGCTTTATTGAAACTCCCTTTTAAAGCAGCATATAACTTTCGTCCGGGATTTATGAGGCCTGTAAAAGGACAAAAAAATGTCAGGTTTATTTACCGTGTGTTCGATGCTTTGTCGTTTTTATGGTATTTGATTGTTCCTAATTGGATTTGTACAATGCGCGAAGTGGGGTTAGCTATGATTAATTGTGTTTCG contains the following coding sequences:
- a CDS encoding bifunctional UDP-N-acetylmuramoyl-tripeptide:D-alanyl-D-alanine ligase/alanine racemase, translated to MSNPSYSISLIAGILSARSYIVNDQAIITKLVIDSRSVIDPEESLFFALDGKRDGHEYLNHAYTNGITNFVISNRNYADRFPDANILLVADVLTALQALARYNREHHKLKTIAITGSNGKTIVKEWLYQLLAADFNIVRSPKSFNSQIGVPLSVWEIEENHTLGIFEAGISRAGEMDSLAKIIQPNIGVLTNIGEAHAEGFSSTKEKLLEKLKLFKNTELFIYCPEYTEELSLDQLPGKLKFSWSFKQKADLQILFIEPIDGRNYIRAIFKGEEIECLIPFSDKASLENGVICWATLLALGYSPQQTDSLLEKLTLVSMRLELKNGINQCSVIDDSYSADISSLAIALDFLNLQNQHPKKTLILSDLYETGKSDEDLYAEISALLKQKNVNRLIGVGSHISAAANLFDMETSFFESTTAFIESFPSLHFSNETILVKGARRFEFARISKLITQKIHDTVLEIDLNALAGNLQFYRNKIQHGVKVMAMVKAFSYGSGSFEIANLLQYHKVDYLAVAYTDEGVALRKGGISMPIMVMSPEPSAFDAIVKHKLEPEIYNLDILKEFIGFLNENVEGYPVHLKIETGMHRLGFEESELSDLLEQLNGTKKIKVVSVFSHLVGSDDPMHDEFTAYQLARFTAVADKIRNGVGYSFIKHISNTSGISRHPEAQLDMVRLGIGLYGFDGGLAHNKGLQTVAVLKTTVTQVKPIKPNETVGYSRRGALPNGGMIATVKIGYADGYNRKFGNGVGKMLINGQLVSTVGVICMDMCMLNVTGLDVKTGDEVIVFNGELTIAELAKQIDTIPYEILTNVSQRVKRVYFYE
- a CDS encoding substrate-binding periplasmic protein, with protein sequence MEPKKILKVGLDSAAPFPMHSDYNSEKFEGFEVDLMKAITEHLDLEVEYEVSLWATILEKLFKGELDLICSAVTVTPSRRHILEFSNPYLHFRLCAVVNSEDHLKDVNDLKNKTIGIREATEAERYVHVNFPANNMVHAETNRELYRKLQAGKIDLLIDDSPIAGGFLQKNKKLKVGMYLPKTDSQYAIAMKKGDTQLRDQFNEVLGLLKENGTYQTIYKKWFTDIQF
- a CDS encoding regulatory protein RecX codes for the protein MLDSSKKQTVKLDKKAALAKAEHYCAYQERSQQEIRSKLYEWGLWKDEVEELISELIQTNFLNEERFTMAYVSGKFKIKKWGKMKIKQGLKLKGVTEKMISNALKTIDYDEYLETILVLANKKLPAIKEKEDYKRRYKLTTYLMSKGFESNLISEVLQANGLA
- a CDS encoding winged helix-turn-helix domain-containing protein, producing MTDNRNLLPGKSKFLFGLVTLVFISVICLAFNMKNNDDFDVSRREVLLRKIGHELLLQSGDSTSRVLPVEKIAENEYQIRFENELAFQSDSLVNTTQRLLAKDPLAHDYVVNVLNCGNASVAYGYAISKNKKDDIVACMGRKQPKACYMINIKFKPTGINIPKKVYLLSSLPFLAFVGFIFLRSAKPKRALPKGPNTNIFAFGSVLFDAQERKLIINEKTIDLTGTETRLLLIFVLSPNETIARSRLQKEIWEDEGVIVGRSLDMFISKLRKKLEPDSNINILVIRGKGYKLEVSA
- a CDS encoding NAD-dependent epimerase/dehydratase family protein is translated as MKIIITGATGLVGEGVLLVCLENPSVTEVLSISRKPLSHKHDKLKELIVKDFDEIKNHDTQINTYDACFFCAGVSSVGEDEASFTKKTYDFVISFAEILSNISPKITFIYVSGNRTDSTEQGKVMWARVKGRTENALLKLPFKAAYNFRPGFMRPVKGQKNVRFIYRVFDALSFLWYLIVPNWICTMREVGLAMINCVSKGYSTPTLEVKDIKLQAK